One window from the genome of Daphnia pulex isolate KAP4 chromosome 9, ASM2113471v1 encodes:
- the LOC124201678 gene encoding 1-phosphatidylinositol 4,5-bisphosphate phosphodiesterase delta-4-like, translating into MYETILELVGFIVWGFICSKIIHLFWPLNSAPKPSPETPASAINTDGIRSGPSRQSEQQQTATDSDYLLLNSKDQTEVNEKKIHEQFDIPGTIPERTLNQILDTFQEKIQETIPDKIPEPIPERIPVTTASAINAGLNGPSQPEFQSEKQHTIITTDDNLLLNSKTLTDESEKKVHEQVKIPVEKLEAVPEGIPEKIPDTFQEKITEKIPETINPTQDRYFDYPLSFYYIKSSHNTYLLGNQLIGESTIEAYQRAISNKVRCLELDLHDGYNGPVIYHGWTLTSKISAVDVLKDIAANYQKDDLPLILDLEDHLSDFQRNYLKREMLDIFKDSLYLQDSKEFKSLPSPNELRGKIIVLADKKKWGSLVNICQKDDHQHGDIFSNRNVTVVSSLSEHTFKGILKSLKVKIVDRIFGGSGNINLERFRDVTKRRLIRVYPGADRQFSGNYNPISALNAGCQLVALNVQTRDSHLAVYDSLFRENGNTGFVLKPATLLNPGVSANNKRRISIKVIKGKNLTTSKKVIETYVSLRIEGVKADEKKNRTKTAKSADGINSEWNQTLQFDVTRSELDFLVIKVKETQYMGLKNHTIGTHAIPIANLTEGLQTVPLEDKFLRNLNASIKVEISIKDLT; encoded by the coding sequence ATGTACGAAACTATACTTGAACTTGTCGGATTTATCGTATGGGGATTCATTTGCTCCAAGATAATCCACCTGTTTTGGCCCTTGAATTCGGCACCAAAGCCGTCACCTGAAACACCCGCTTCGGCAATAAACACCGACGGAATTCGGAGTGGGCCATCAAGACAATCAGAACAGCAACAAACGGCGACAGATTCCgattatttgttgttaaatTCAAAAGATCAGACTGAagtaaatgagaaaaaaatccatGAGCAATTTGATATTCCGGGAACAATCCCGGAGAGAACTCTGAACCAAATTCTGGATACAttccaagaaaaaatccaagagACAATACCGGACAAGATTCCGGAGCCAATACCTGAGAGAATCCCAGTAACAACTGCTTCCGCAATAAACGCTGGTTTGAATGGGCCGAGCCAACCTGAATTTCAGTCTGAAAAACAACACACGATAATAACAACAGACGATAATTTGTTGCTGAATTCAAAAACCTTGACTGACGAAAGTGAGAAAAAAGTCCATGAGCAAGTTAAGATTCCGGTTGAGAAACTGGAAGCAGTGCCGGAAGGAATACCGGAAAAAATCCCGGATACTTTCCAAGAGAAGATTACAGAAAAAATTCCGGAGACTATTAACCCGACGCAAGACCGATATTTTGATTATCCACTATCATTCTACTACATCAAATCTTCTCATAATACCTATCTTCTGGGCAACCAGCTCATCGGAGAGAGCACCATAGAGGCTTATCAACGTGCCATCTCAAACAAGGTACGATGCCTTGAGCTGGATCTACACGACGGCTATAATGGACCTGTTATATATCATGGCTGGACTTTAACGTCAAAAATAAGCGCAGTTGACGTCTTAAAAGACATTGCTGCAAATTACCAAAAAGATGACCTACCATTGATTTTGGACCTCGAAGATCATCTAAGTGACTTTCAAAGAAATTACCTGAAACGAGAAATGCTGGATATTTTTAAAGATTCTTTGTACTTACAAGATAGTAAAGAATTCAAAAGTCTACCTTCTCCCAACGAACTAAGGGGGAAGATTATAGTGTTggccgacaaaaaaaaatggggctCTCTGGTTAACATTTGTCAAAAAGACGACCACCAGCATGGTGACATCTTCAGCAATAGAAATGTCACCGTAGTTTCATCGCTGTCGGAACACACATTCAAAGGGATATTAAAGtcattaaaagtaaaaattgtcGACCGAATATTTGGAGGATCCGGAAACATTAACCTCGAGCGATTCAGGGACGTGACCAAACGTCGATTGATTCGGGTATATCCTGGCGCAGACCGGCAGTTTTCGGGCAATTATAACCCAATTTCGGCATTGAATGCTGGATGCCAACTGGTGGCACTGAACGTCCAAACCAGAGACTCGCACTTGGCCGTATACGACAGCTTATTTCGAGAAAACGGAAACACAGGTTTCGTCCTAAAACCCGCTACGCTATTGAACCCAGGAGTTTctgccaacaacaaaaggagaatATCAATCAAAGTTATCAAAGGGAAAAATCTAACAACCAGCAAGAAAGTGATAGAGACATATGTTAGTCTACGTATCGAAGGAGTAAAAgcagacgaaaagaaaaatcgcaCGAAAACAGCCAAAAGTGCAGACGGGATAAATTCTGAATGGAATCAAACTTTGCAATTTGATGTGACGAGGTCGGAACTCGATTTCTTAGTCATTAAGGTCAAAGAAACGCAATACATGGGCCTAAAAAATCACACCATTGGAACTCACGCTATACCGATAGCAAACCTGACAGAAGGCTTACAAACTGTTCCACTAGAGGATAAATTTCTAAGAAATCTCAATGCAAGCATCAAAGTGGAAATAAGCATCAAAGACCTGACTTGA
- the LOC124202372 gene encoding uncharacterized protein LOC124202372, producing MINMGCANLGINTAFFAYLLLLQLPLKCANPVRPSSPAESKNSGPPKLGPNLVLIHNFSHNETKLRQDYQNTLNGNEEDQIAIANEPVMTTSKEMPLVLQGGSFDDFVNPPPQLPAPATHQPSPSVTSSDSVVDLPLFYPPLPDRPTSYGTIRDTFNPHPERGNSNSRRQSSGSASFKPSIFGFPVISNTRENVGHQISW from the exons ATGATTAATATGGGGTGTGCTAAC ttAGGAATCAACACAGCGTTCTTCGCTTACCTGCTCTTGCTTCAACTGCCACTTAAATGTGCCAATCCTGTTCGACCTTCCAGTCCAGCTGAATCGAAGAATTCCGGACCGCCAAAGTTGGGTCCAAACCTTGTCCTAATCCACAATTTCTCGCACAACGAAACAAAACTGAGACAGGATTACCAAAATACATTAAACGGAAATGAAGAAGATCAAATTGCGATTGCGAACGAACCTGTTATGACGACAAGTAAGGAAATGCCCCTTGTGCTGCAAGGAGGAAGCTTCGATGATTTCGTGAATCCTCCGCCTCAACTACCTGCACCCGCCACCCATCAGCCATCGCCATCTGTTACTTCTTCTGATTCGGTAGTGGATCTTCCACTGTTTTATCCACCACTGCCAGACCGACCGACCAGCTACGGTACTATTCGTGACACTTTCAATCCTCATCCGGAACGCGGAAACAGCAACTCTCGTCGTCAATCCTCCGGATCCGCTTCCTTCAAACCCAGTATTTTTGGCTTCCCTGTAATATCCAATACACGCGAAAATGTGGGTCATCAAATAAGTTGGTAA
- the LOC124202371 gene encoding uncharacterized protein LOC124202371: MRLPNSRSYTAFLAVIVFVQLTSSLAQPIRLSRTAEVGTSGGNLLYANTQQRPMPPALVQGQDEQITTDETMTDLEDVTSSPLVPSNDKIIPAVVVTVNEDNKLVSPQVQTEVPASPSAPEVDPPLFYPPRPVEQPKYRLPAHYSPPLQSKPQPARRYNSNDRLLGEAPFKPSMLGFPPITNTRENLGLQINWAAKIGRAHRSFYDFLLA; this comes from the exons ATGAGATTGCCCAAT TCAAGAAGCTATACAGCATTCCTGGCTGTCATCGTTTTTGTGCAACTCACGTCAAGTTTGGCTCAGCCAATTCGTTTGTCCCGTACGGCTGAAGTGGGAACGTCAGGTGGAAATCTGCTCTACGCCAACACTCAGCAACGACCTATGCCCCCTGCTTTGGTTCAGGGACAAGATGAACAAATAACAACAGATGAAACTATGACAGATCTTGAAGATGTTACTAGCTCACCGCTTGTTCCatcaaatgacaaaataatACCTGCTGTAGTTGTAACTGTCAATGAAGACAACAAATTGGTGAGCCCCCAAGTACAGACGGAAGTCCCTGCTTCTCCATCAGCACCAGAAGTTGATCCTCCTCTGTTTTATCCACCACGACCTGTCGAACAACCGAAATACAGACTACCAGCACACTACAGTCCTCCTCTTCAGTCCAAACCACAACCTGCTCGCAGATACAACAGCAATGACAGACTTTTGGGAGAGGCTCCTTTCAAACCCAGCATGTTGGGCTTTCCTCCGATAACCAACACGCGTGAGAATTTGGGTCTCCAAATCAATTGGGCGGCCAAAATTGGTCGAGCCCATCGCTCGTTTTACGATTTCCTGTTGGCTTGA
- the LOC124202407 gene encoding uncharacterized protein LOC124202407, translating to MNKAVAILLFMVAVVLSGATETQQRFTHGPYHYEILDRNVPQQPIGDEIAREWNNKLIVYKYRLIRLARLGIRQYKLKTKATNTHNPEVYRQVAQQPNQYQVVLPDLPESFVIAQHYKNLPEPNGTNKETGSPSRAK from the exons ATGAATAAAGCAGTA GCAATTCTCCTCTTTATGGTGGCGGTAGTTTTGTCTGGGGCCACAGAAACTCAACAGAGATTTACCCATGGGCCCTATCACTATGAAATTCTGGATAGGAATGTTCCTCAGCAGCCGATAGGTGATGAAATCGCAAGAGAATGGaataacaaattaattgtGTACAAGTATCGATTGATTCGATTGGCCCGTTTGGGTATCCGGCAGTACAAACTCAAGACGAAGGCTACTAATACTCATAACCCGGAAGTTTACAGACAAGTAGCACAGCAGCCCAATCAG TATCAAGTGGTACTGCCGGATTTGCCGGAATCCTTTGTGATCGCGCAGCATTACAAGAACCTTCCGGAACCAAATGGAACTAATAAAGAAACTGGATCTCCATCAAGAGCTAAATGA
- the LOC124202406 gene encoding dopamine receptor 2-like — protein MELVTTVVLSSNRTRWDVNNSNFITVNTTEVMAGKEDWDDGNPILALVLFSFCLATVLGNALVIAAVTRERYLHTVTNYFIMSLAVADCLVGSIVMPFSAAVEMQSDRRWLFGRDLCDVWHSFDVLVSTASILNLCVISVDRYWAITDPFSYPSRMTPKRAACFIALVWVCSILVSFPTIAWWRAVAANNNSDLMASSSTSGTNQRKHPVPEQCVYTDDIGYLVFSSTISFYGPLSVMVFTYYRIYRAAVAQSRSLRLGTKRVVTSTGEIVKRTEKGLESGLVETVEPLMLRIHRGGRAASEIRRCAAVAAILTYEISNRQHSFVVKKSTFNTTYRDDVLQIPDPSSSIKRTIGRRHSSPEAEISAPKTALSVTSSAVVASDSESGRYFPIAKLNLIRKLSKIAKERKAAKTLGIVMGVFVVCWSPFFVTTLLSAFCQSCIDDPELVGTIVNWLGWINSGMNPVIYACWSRDFRRAFTRILCGWSPQQVASSPSKNKEEHRLKQQYVKSSRQSSCNNSLVLTSSFNVQSNVINRF, from the exons ATGGAATTAGTGACTACGGTAGTACTGTCGTCGAATCGAACGCGTTGGGAtgtaaataattcaaattttattaccGTCAACACTACTGAGGTGATGGCAGGTAAAGAAGATTGGGATGACGGCAATCCCATTTTGGCGTTGGTGTTGTTCTCCTTTTGTCTGGCCACCGTCCTGGGCAACGCCTTGGTCATCGCCGCGGTGACCAGGGAACGTTACCTGCACACCGTCACCAATTATTTCATCATGTCACTGGCCGTGGCCGATTGTCTCGTCGGATCCATCGTCATGCCATTCAGCGCCGCCGTCGAAATGCAATCAGACCGGCGCTGGTTATTCGGTCGCGATCTCtg CGACGTGTGGCACTCGTTCGACGTCCTGGTCAGTACTGCATCCATCTTAAATCTCTGTGTCATCTCCGTGGATCGTTATTGG GCCATAACGGACCCGTTCAGTTACCCGAGTCGGATGACGCCCAAACGAGCCGCTTGTTTCATCGCCCTCGTTTGGGTTTGTTCAATTCTCGTAAGTTTTCCAACAATCGCCTGGTGGAGAGCTGTAGCGGCTAATAATAATTCCGATTTGATGGCCTCATCGTCGACATCCGGCACCAACCAACGAAAGCATCCAGTGCCGGAGCAGTGCGTCTATACCGACGATATCGGATACCTCGTCTTTTCTTCGACCATCTCCTTCTATGGCCCGTTGTCCGTCATGGTCTTCACTTATTACCGAATCTACCGGGCAGCTGTGGCCCAGTCACGATCCCTTCGGCTTGGCACCAAGCGGGTCGTAACTTCTACAGGTGAAATAgtaaaaagaacagaaaaaggacTGGAATCAGGATTGGTGGAAACTGTCGAACCTTTAATGTTGCGCATCCATCGCGGAGGCAGAGCCGCGTCGGAAATTCGTCGATGTGCTGCCGTCGCGGCCATTTTGACCTATGAAATATCCAACCGCCAGCATTCATTTGTCGTTAAAAAATCAACGTTTAACACCACTTACCGCGATGATGTTTTACAAATACCCGATCCATCGTCCAGCATCAAACGAACGATTGGTCGCCGCCATTCCTCACCAGAGGCGGAGATATCCGCACCAAAAACTGCGTTGTCTGTAACTTCATCAGCAGTTGTCGCTAGCGACAGTGAATCCGGACGTTACTTCCCAATCGCTAAACTCAATCTGATCCGCAAACTGTCAAAAATTGCCAAAGAACGTAAGGCGGCTAA GACCCTGGGTATCGTGATGGGGGTCTTCGTCGTTTGTTGGTCACCGTTTTTCGTCACAACATTGCTGTCCGCTTTTTGCCAGTCTTGTATTGACGACCCAGAATTAGTCGGCACGATTGTCAATTGGCTCGGATGGATCAACTCGGGCATGAACCCCGTCATCTACGCTTGCTGGTCGCGGGATTTTAGAAG AGCTTTTACGAGAATACTGTGCGGATGGAGCCCTCAGCAAGTTGCTAGTTCACCTagcaaa